TTTTAGGACTAATCCTCCTCATAACACTAGTGTGGTTCCTTCTAAGATATTGGACCTATAATCCGTATTAGGAGGAAAGGGCTTGAAGGTTGCAAAACTTCTTATGAATTTTAATAGTATAGTTGTTTCTCGCAGAGGTCGATTTGCAATGAGGAGAAGAAAGGGTGGAGTTAACCCCATGCAACATTTTTGTGGGCTCATGACATGCTCTTGTATTAGTGGGTGTAATATTTTTGTAGTACTAGAATATGATATCTCGGACTAGTGCATAGAATTAGACCCCCCTAGAAATGGAAAGGAGAATAGGCATCCTTTTACCTTTGGATCAAAACAGAAGCAAGAAAAGCAGAGTTGATGTTAATGGTAGTACTCTTTTATAAGAGGTCGATATGAATGTGAATAGTGTACATCCAGAGCATGTATCTTCCTTGATTGTACCTTGATGTCCTATTGTGCTTGCTTTCTTCTTATtgtttttccattatttatAACTTTTAATTGTTTTGGAATCGATGGTAATAAGTTTCATCGGACTCTTTATCACTTGAATCATGTGTATGCTCATGATATTTTGGTTTTGCTTGAAACGCACTTGCCAGGTCATAGGGCCAATGATATTTCTCGGAGTTTAAAGTTTTATCATTTTGAATTAATTGAAATGGATGAATTTACTGGGGGTAATTTGGACAttatagaataataataaagtctAGGTTTCTACTGTTTTAAAGAATTTCCAATTCCTTCATGTTCAAGTTACCTGCATAGATGGTATTTTTTGTGGCTTTTGCTTTGAGGTATTTGCTTATGTTCACCGCCAAATGGtgtaaaaacaccaatttatggAGTTTGTGGTTTAATTTGAAGGGTTCTATTGAGCTTCCTTGGGCTGTGGAGGGGGATTTCAACTATATTTAATTGCTGGATGCAAAGTAAGGTTCTAGGCAATTTTTGGAATGTTGTAACTTTTTTCTTAGCTATATTAATAACATGGAGTTTATTAAATTGGTAATTGTAGTGCTCAATTTACTTGGCCTCGGGGTTTCTGTCTACATACTAGTGTTGCTTATAGACTAGATCGTGTCCTCTACAATATGGATTGGCGAACTTTTTTCCCTCATGCAATTATTTGTCATCTCCCTAGAAATAAGTCTGATCATTGTCATATTCTTATTGATCTCAATCAGTGAGCTTCGTGATTCCTAATAAGCCTTTAGGGTTTCATGAAGCATGGTTCCAACACATTGACTACCCTCATTTCTTTGATCAGAATTTAGATTCCTCATGCAATCTGAATCAGAGTCTTCAACATTTTACTCTTCCTTTAAAGGACTAGAATGATTAGGTTTTTGGTAATATTTTTTTAGGGAACATGTTGTGTAACAACAGTTAGAGGGGGTTCCAAGATATATGGGTTCTCGGGTCACTAAAGGGTTATATTTCTCAGAGTTTTGCCTGGTGGCTGAGTTAAATGACATCTTGGCTTAATAGGAGATTTTCTAGTATCAGAAATCTCGAATCAATTGGCTTAACTCTGTGGAtctcaatataatttttttttcacactTCTACCCTTATTCGTAAGATACACCATCAAATTGAGGATATTCGTGATTCTGCAGGTACTTAGGTTTGGGACTTGACCTTTTTGAAGCAAATGAATCAAGACTTTTTTTTGTGTAGTTGTACTTAAAGGAATCTATCTCTAAACCGAAACTTATCACAAATTGAAATTTCTCTCCATATGTTCATGGTCTTGTTAACACCATAGCTCAACCTTTTCATATGGAAGATGTTAGGAAATATCTCTTTAGTATGTCCCCTTTTAAGGAACCAAAATCGGATGTGTTTCAAGCTATTTTCTATGAAAATCTATAGGGGAAAGCAATGTCCAAATCTGTGATTTTGTTTTACCTGCCGTTAATACTGGCTGTATTGATGATCAGTGTAAGGTGACTATTATTACTCTTATTCCTAAGGTTCCTCACCCTGAGAGTAAGAGTCAGTTAATACATATTAGTCTTTGTAACTTTAGCTATAAAATTATCACAAAGTGCATTGTTAATAGATTGAAGCCTTTCCTTTACAATCTTTTAGGCTCATTCAAAGTAGCTTTAGCCCGGGGAGACAAATTACAAACAATGTGAAGTTATTCATTCTTTAAGGTGCAGAAAAGGCAGAAAATGTTTTATGGTTCATAAGTTATATTATCAGAAAGCATATGATCGTATTAATCGGTGCTTTCTCAGGGATGCGATGGAAGTAGTAGGTTTAAATgatcatattattataaacaATATCTCCTATTCAAACATGAATCTCTATTGAATTGAGAAAGACTTCCAACTTTTAAACCGTCTATGGCCTTAGACAAGGACATCCTTTTTCTCtatgtatatttttattctttttttgaaCTATCATGGCATCTTATTGAAGATGCTCTTCGTGCTAAGTCTTGACATTTGATATGCTCCTTCCATAATGGTTTGTTGCTTTCTCATTTATGTTTTGCTGATGATATTGTGTTTTTCTCGGAGGCTAGTATTGACTAAGAGGTGATTAAAAGTGTTTTATACAGATTCTATGAGAGCTCGAGCTAGTGTGTTAGCTGTGTAAATCTCTGATTTTATTCTATCCTAATATGAGTACTACTCTTAGAAGGGATGTATGTACAGAGATTGGTTTTCATGAAACTAGTGACCTTGGGAAGTACTTCAAGATGTTGTTCCTCCATAAACGGGTGTCTAGAGAAacttaaaaatatattgttAACCATATCAATGATAAAATCTTCGGTTCACATGACAATTATCTCTCCCTAAGTGGGCGGATAACTTTGATTAAATCAGTCACCACTCCATTCCTAGTTATTGATATGGGTCAAAAACCCATATCTTTAgatacggttttaggacggtttttagttcACTTTTAgataataagcgagcaattctcgcatttatatgcattTGTGTGTGTTAGTTAGAATTTGTACATGCTTTATTTACTTTTACGGTTTAGACTCGTTTTCTGATTATTtctaggcaaatatggccaaattggTATGTACGTTAAATTTCAGTTATCTTTTATGGCCAATTGATtcaccaaaagtcgcaccaaacggagttcACACTCAAATCAAGCTATTGGTGAGTCAATTTAGtctcggaactaatgttatttagagttttacgtgcgtgtgcaggttaaaataGGAATGAGTTCGGACGAAAATCGCATTTCGGAACATTCGGCAGTTGCACGGGGCGATGTTGGGCATAGACCAACTCGGCGAGATGGTGCTGCCAGAACGACGAGCTGGCCCCTGAAGGCCATGGGAACACTCTGACACCCAAGTTAGTTATGTAAAATGAAGAGAATGTAACTAGAGAGAGAGATTCGGTCCCTTCACTCGTAGGATTGtttactttatatataggtCTTTGAATATGAGCGGAGTCGGGATTGGGTTTTTACCATGGCTAGTGGGTCTTATCTCCTGCATTGGGTTCGGCCAATATACCTCATCGGAAAATATGTAAAATATTAACAAATACCAAAAATTggaagtaaaataaaaaaaaaaaaaaaaaaaaaattaaatgaagtGATAGAAAGAAAGTAGGAGGGAGGGAGGGCATGTTGAGAAGTCAAACCTTTTAATGTGGTGATGTAGAGGACTAGTAGGGTTAAAAGGGTAGGAAGAGATTGGACTCTCTTCAAAGCATGacatgcttttcttttatttttggctctataaatttaatattccTTTTCTCTGCAAAAGTTAAAgttccctctttctctttctcttttttatctccaaaacaaaacaaagtgtaaactatgacctattttgtcatttttttccttttgctTTTTGGAAGTTTCCCCTCACCCTCACCCTCACCCTCCCTTCCATTCGACTAGTATACCCTCTCTTCTCATAAAAACCTAAACCTTTCATCTcactttatttttttctcttttatttttcaatctAATTTACATTACTAAACATTAAGGATatagtaaagaaaataaaacatacccCTAATATTATCAGTTACCAACAATTTTTATCTACAACGTCGTAGATTTATGCAATCGAAGAgctaatgttgataaatttaGTTAGTTTTTAACATTATTAAAAAGTTCAAATATTATGTTTACGTGTGTTGTATCGGTACATAtcagaaaacaaaaaatttacAATTATCGATGGTGTAAATAGAAGCAAATAACTCGATTCACAATTAAAAAGAGTTATTAACACTATTAAAGGGTATTGTTGGGAGATTGTAGGTTCAAACTCACAATCTTAAAAAAaagcataaaataaaaaaaaattattaacacCAATTAAAGTTGATTTAAGTGATTAAAGACTCTAGAttgcttaaaataaaaatatcgagTTCGAATCCTATTATATGAAAAAACTTTAATTGTAAAATAATTCACCTAAAAACACCTGATGAGTCTCTAATCGATGATTtggataaattatataaaaaaattaaacaatagttgAATTTAATTTGATCCAACTTGTAAAATGTTAAACCCtcaattatattaattataaaataaaaaataaaattattttttaagtaTAGCAATACTTTTTGTAGCTTGTTATTACATAGTTTAGCATTGGATaaggttttaattaaaaactcTCCAATAAGACTcttctaattattattaattgttTGGTGTAACCAAAACATTATTAATTGTTGGAGTTCATGGAGTTCTAATAATTTCATGCTTATTTtaccaaaataataataataataatttcatgCTTATGAATATCTATACATCAAGTCAACCAtttcattaaataaaataaaataaaataagaattttCAATTCCTGGGGGCCCATTTTTGGTAGATGAAAGATCATTCAAAAGAAAGCAAAATTAGGATGGTAAATTCTAATTTACTGCAACTAAAAGTActgtaaaaaaattcaagttttctGATATGGTAATAAAAGTACTACTTGTAATTGGGGTTTGAAAGTTTGAATCTTTACCAACCAGTCTCCCATAAGGTCAGAGAGTCAGACTGTTAAAACTGTAATTACCGCACtgttaataataaaaacaacacccaatccaatccaatcgaCTTTCTTTTTTGAAACGCCATTTTCAAAGCTGCAAAAGCTGCCTTTATCTTACACTCCACACCACGTTTTATCTTTACTATAAAACCCCTCTTTCCAAAACCCTAAACCAACTTCCcctcttcttcgtcttcttcctttcttcaatttccGCCATGGAAGCTCTGTACTTTCTCAAATTCTGGAGATCCTCTAGAGACCACCATAGACCCTCTAGTGTTGTCGACACAGATTTTGAGTTCAAcgatgaggaagaagatgattcTTTCTTCGAATTGGAACTTACTGTTCCTGATTTTGACACCAATAACATCCCACTAGACACTGATAGCAACAGATTTGACAATAAGAATCAAAACCCCCAATTTGAAACACCTTCTGTCTCTCTGTCTAATTCTGATTCTCTATCTAAGAGGAAGATCCTCCCAATTGAACCCAATTCGACCTCCAAACCTCAATCCCCAATTTCACTTCTCAAATCAGCTCCGAGATTTCGTGTTCTCATGTTCAAAAAATCGAAATCAATGGCGGCTCACGAAACGGCAGAAAAAACAGGGGAGAAAAAGCAGGAAAGGAAGGTTTTCTCAGTGAAATTCAAGCTGAAAGAAGTAGCAAATGTTGCGATTTTCACCAGAGATAACAGTCTGAGAAGACGGATCTCGGAGGAGTCTTTTTCAGATGATTCGTCTAAGCTTTTCTCTAAAGAAGTAATGCAAAAGTATTTGAAGCTAATAAAGCCGCTGTATGTGAAAGTGTCCAGAAGGCGAAGTGAGAAAACGGAGTTGTCTAAGGTTTCGCCGGCATCTTCTCCGGCGACTCTGCCTTCTGGTTCACCGAAGAAGGAGAAACAGGGGAGTATTCCGGCAGGGATTCGAGTGGTTTGTAAGCATTTAGGGAAGAGTAAATCTGCTTCATCGGCGGCTACCATAGTTCCGCCGGCGGGGACGGTGGCTAGAAGAGATGATTCACTGGTTTTGCAGCAGGATGGTATCCAAAGCGCCATTCTTCATTGCAAGAAATCTTTTAACTCTTCGAGTTCTAGAGGTAATAATTAAATTCGTTTAGTTAATTGCATTTAATTTGCTTAATTATGGATTAAAGTTGAGATTAGGTACTGATTATTGGGCAAATTCGGATTTAAGCTTTATGTACAAAACATTGTAATCAAACCGAGTCAAGTTTTGGTTTGCTCATGCTTAGATAATAAGAAAATCGACCAGCTCGAGCTCAAACTCACCATCGTGTTTGTGAACTTGGCTCACAAGCATCTCGTCTATTTTGCTCATAAACTTGGATCATCTACAAAACTATGTCTTGTATTTCCGCCTTCGTAGAAATATtagtaatatttaaaaaataatcgaaTCAATCTTGTTCATAAATATGTTcataaacattataatcgagtttgTTTATACACTTATAACCGAGTCTGTTTATGAATTTTCGAGCTGAACATGGTCAAGGTATTATCGAATCGAACACTAAACCGTTTGTAAGAAATTCAGCCCAATTGCCGTCCTAGTAAGATCTTCAATCCAAGATCTTATTGGATGTTGAGAACTATAGAAATTAATTGATAGTCAAAACATGAAATTGCAAGAAAAACCTCTTTCATCAATGAGATGCGAACTTAAATTGTCTTATAAACGTTAGATTTAAAATTATGTGTAGGCTTAATCCGGTCCGATAACTACATGCCCTAAATTATACTTTGATCCTATTAGTTTATTAAAGTTTGAATCTTTATCTAACATTGATGTTAATTATTTTGTCAGAATCATCTCTATTATCACGATTTGGAAGCGATCCAATGTATGATAAATCAATGGCTTCACCAAGAACTTCACTTCAAGAAGAGAGAGGAATTATGAATTAAAATTGCAATTTATATACAAGATTGGATTGAAATGAGTAGTGTTGTGTTTTTATGTATTTGTTtgtaaaggaaaggaaaggaaacatGAAATATTTTAACAGAGAATCAAAAATAGGTAGAGGTAGGCTTAGTTTTTTGAACCTTATTTAGTAGCCAGCCAGCCATGGAAATGAAATGACAACAAGGTTcatatgtttcttttttttgtcTGTAAAGTTTGATTTGTCATTAATTATGAGTGGCTCTGAAATTGAATCTTTTGTGTATCTAATTTCAAATCTCTCTACATTTCTTACATCATTTCCCCATTTGAAAACTCTTATCAAATCATCACTACTTGTTGATTTGATACTCACTGCTACTCGAAAACTTCTAACAATATCAATAGAAACGTTATGCGCTTTAaatatcatattttaatttgatttcaCAAGTACAGTAGATAAATGGACCACACTCACACCAAAATCTTGGAGGGATCTAAACAAAAAACAATTTCTAACATAACAGCTGCATCAAATTTGCTTTTGTGAAAAAGATGTATTGTcaattttaacttttttattttgttcaaaaataCATTCTACTATTTATTAATTTGGTCAATGAGacacttttttattattatattagtttaattaatgtgatataatttaattgaaaatgtAAGTTGTGTAGTTTATTTTCATCTTAATTGATCATGTAAGTTAAATTTAATAGCCAAATTAACCAAGTTAAATTGAAGAGGCACATGAACCATTTATCCtacaaaagaaaataactttAGCTTTAGAATAGTAATAAAGTGGAATTTTTATAACTTTAACCTTCAAAGTCctctttttttcttaaaaaattaatgaaaagaaattaaagaaaaaacatcttttttttttttttttagaaaagaaaggaaaaaacatCTTAATAATAGCATTTCTCTATATGgtattattatttaaatgttgttttttttttttgttttccataATAGTATGATTTAGCACCTTGAAgacattattttataaatttttttcgtgaattatattatttatgtatattatattatttatatttgaattatttatggtattattatttaaatgttGTTGTTGgtatatttttaagaatatatgtcacatatatatattctttataTTAAAatcttttatattattattatttttatatagtataatgtatattttaattatatttatataagtaatttatttattaaattgaaaataaaaaatagggataattattaatttgaccCAATCAAGaaccccaatttacatatctaacccaccttgcCTCAAaattaccaaattagacattttcacccattttggataaaactaaccttagttctatttgatgaatcgatcttcttcttcttcttcttcttcttcttcttcttcttcttcgcttcttcttgttcttcttcttcttcgtttcaacttcttcatcttcttataccaatcgttagcgatttttgacatattatgttcaatttcccatacaaatggtatattttttgcttatacgcttgcttttctcgttggttttgcctctttcttcatctttaatggtatcgtttcaatttcctctatttttcataattttttttcattttcgtcCATtggtgtcgcatttgtgacgaaattgtcgcatttcgtcacaaatgcgacaactcttgtcgcatttgcgacgaaatgcgacagttcttgtcgcatttacgacgaaatgcgacagttcttatcgcatttgtgacgaaatgcgacagcaatggaggaaaatggaaaaaaattatggaaaatagaggaaattgaaacgataccattacagatgatgaAAGAGGGAAacccaacgagaaaagcaagcgtataagcaaagaatataccatttgtacgggaaattgaacataatatgtcaaaaatcgctaacgattggtat
The DNA window shown above is from Euphorbia lathyris chromosome 1, ddEupLath1.1, whole genome shotgun sequence and carries:
- the LOC136224599 gene encoding membrane-associated kinase regulator 5; protein product: MEALYFLKFWRSSRDHHRPSSVVDTDFEFNDEEEDDSFFELELTVPDFDTNNIPLDTDSNRFDNKNQNPQFETPSVSLSNSDSLSKRKILPIEPNSTSKPQSPISLLKSAPRFRVLMFKKSKSMAAHETAEKTGEKKQERKVFSVKFKLKEVANVAIFTRDNSLRRRISEESFSDDSSKLFSKEVMQKYLKLIKPLYVKVSRRRSEKTELSKVSPASSPATLPSGSPKKEKQGSIPAGIRVVCKHLGKSKSASSAATIVPPAGTVARRDDSLVLQQDGIQSAILHCKKSFNSSSSRESSLLSRFGSDPMYDKSMASPRTSLQEERGIMN